One Oncorhynchus nerka isolate Pitt River linkage group LG5, Oner_Uvic_2.0, whole genome shotgun sequence genomic window carries:
- the selenot2 gene encoding selenoprotein T2, with protein sequence MAEYSQTGILTALLLFTVVTVKDIYVGRSMMTQHPAQASDSLNMGADLLRDADPQRLSKQALYTGPVLKFQFCISUGYSKVFQEYSRSISQLYPDIRIEGENYPPTTINKYLGNVFSYFKLLAIALVVSGQNPFAMLGLETPRAWTWTQENKIFSCLMTFFLSNMLETHFLSTGAFEITLNDVPIWSKLQSGYVPNIQEIFQILDNHIKMNQVDKISFPSL encoded by the exons ATGGCAGAATATAGCCAAACGGGTATCTTGACGGCGCTTCTGCTGTTCACAGTTGTCACTGTAAAAGACATTTACGTCGGGAGGTCCATGATGACTCAACACCCAGCGCAGGCCTCTGACAGCCTGAATATGGGGGCTGATCTTTTGCGGGATGCCGACCCACAGAGGCTCAGCAAGCAGGCCCTCTACACTGGGCCAGTGCTGAAATTCCAGTTTTG CATCTCCTGAGGGTATAGCAAGGTGTTCCAGGAGTACTCCCGGTCTATCAGCCAGTTGTACCCGGACATCCGCATAGAAGGGGAAAATTACCCTCCCACAACCATCAACAA ATATCTCGGAAATGTATTTTCCTACTTCAAACTTCTTGCCATTGCCCTGGTTGTCAGTGGACAAAATCCCTTCGCTATGCTTGGACTGGAGACTCCCAGAGCATGGACGTGGACTCAAGAAAATAAG ATATTCTCGTGCCTGATGACATTCTTCCTCAGTAACATGTTGGAGACCCACTTCTTGTCCACCGGTGCATTTGAAATCACACTAAATG ATGTACCAATCTGGTCCAAGCTGCAGTCAGGATATGTACCCAACATTCAGGAGATCTTCCAAATCCTTGATAATCACATTAAGATGAATCAAGTTGACAAGATCTCCTTTCCATCTCTGTAG